One stretch of Candidatus Eremiobacteraceae bacterium DNA includes these proteins:
- the xerA gene encoding site-specific tyrosine recombinase/integron integrase, translated as MAKSTQSVAIIEEFSAYIRLERGLSARTAEEYSRDLDDFARFLDKDRSQAKLLKAGLIDARKYVMTLMGQRKYTASAVRRRIASLRSFYKFVQRSGRRPDNPIMELQPPKEPRKLPKILSEREVGRLLSAKVHVDDEFLFSRDHAIFELMYAAGVRIAELVGLSMGDVDRERRVMRVTGKGNKQRMVLMNKTALRALNRYLNVRPHCQTEALFVSKRGGRLTARAVRYQFAAFKQAAGIERAASPHTLRHSFATHMLERGADLMVIKELLGHENLSTTQIYTNVSMEHVRQTYEDSHPRDKDS; from the coding sequence GAGCGCGGCTTGTCGGCGCGTACGGCGGAGGAATATTCACGCGATCTTGACGATTTTGCGCGGTTCTTAGACAAAGACCGCTCGCAGGCCAAGTTGCTGAAAGCCGGGCTGATCGACGCGCGCAAGTACGTGATGACGCTGATGGGTCAGCGCAAGTACACCGCTTCGGCGGTCCGGCGCCGAATCGCTTCGCTGCGCTCGTTTTACAAGTTCGTGCAGCGCTCGGGCCGGCGCCCGGACAATCCGATCATGGAGCTGCAGCCGCCCAAGGAGCCGCGCAAACTTCCGAAGATCCTGTCGGAGCGCGAAGTCGGCAGGCTTCTGAGTGCGAAAGTGCACGTGGATGACGAGTTCCTCTTCTCCCGCGATCATGCGATTTTCGAACTCATGTATGCGGCGGGAGTCCGAATCGCGGAGCTTGTCGGATTGAGCATGGGTGACGTGGATAGGGAACGTCGGGTCATGCGGGTCACGGGCAAAGGCAACAAGCAGCGTATGGTCTTGATGAACAAGACCGCGCTGCGCGCGCTGAACCGATATCTAAATGTCCGGCCGCACTGTCAGACCGAAGCGTTGTTCGTCAGCAAGCGCGGCGGGCGCCTGACCGCGCGCGCCGTCCGGTATCAGTTCGCGGCGTTCAAACAGGCCGCCGGCATCGAACGCGCTGCATCACCGCATACGTTGCGCCATTCTTTTGCCACCCACATGCTCGAGCGCGGCGCCGATTTGATGGTCATCAAAGAACTTCTCGGGCACGAAAACTTGTCCACCACTCAGATCTACACCAATGTCTCGATGGAACACGTGCGCCAGACGTACGAAGATTCGCACCCGCGCGACAAAGACTCATAA
- a CDS encoding alpha/beta fold hydrolase produces MTFEESVRALERMAAADAADPAANPQSATRVLTHGRRTDRALLLLHGFTSSPRQMSDLGELAFARGWNVFIPRLPHHGLRDRMTNALAGLREADLKTAASDGLVAASSLGERVDVLGFSMGGVMAAWLGQTHDLHSVTAIAPFMGLKLTPHRLSSLIGETLAAVPNAWLWWNIWERAAQLPMHAYPRYPTHAVAELLRLGQDVMRRAVGKRPRAAHISVIVNCDDPSQNNSVSHDLAKLWTASGANCNWRELRNLGWCHDIMDPTTYPNAAKLVYSIAMEALDSHI; encoded by the coding sequence ATGACGTTTGAAGAGTCCGTGCGCGCGCTCGAGCGAATGGCTGCTGCCGACGCAGCCGATCCGGCAGCGAACCCGCAGTCGGCGACGCGCGTCCTCACACATGGCCGCCGGACTGATCGTGCTCTTCTTCTTCTGCACGGATTCACAAGCTCACCGCGCCAGATGAGCGACCTGGGCGAGCTCGCATTCGCGCGGGGTTGGAACGTCTTTATCCCTCGCCTGCCGCACCATGGCCTACGCGACCGCATGACGAACGCGCTCGCCGGCTTGCGCGAAGCGGATCTGAAGACCGCCGCATCGGACGGTCTAGTGGCGGCAAGCTCACTGGGCGAACGGGTCGATGTGCTCGGCTTTTCGATGGGCGGCGTCATGGCAGCGTGGCTCGGCCAGACACACGATCTGCATAGCGTCACGGCAATCGCGCCGTTTATGGGCCTTAAGCTCACGCCGCACCGGTTGAGCAGTTTGATCGGTGAGACCCTGGCTGCCGTGCCCAACGCATGGTTGTGGTGGAACATCTGGGAACGCGCGGCCCAGCTGCCCATGCATGCCTATCCGCGCTATCCTACCCATGCGGTCGCCGAATTGCTACGCTTGGGTCAGGATGTCATGAGACGTGCGGTGGGCAAACGCCCGCGCGCTGCGCACATCTCCGTTATCGTGAACTGCGACGATCCCAGTCAGAACAACTCGGTCTCGCATGATCTCGCGAAATTGTGGACTGCAAGCGGCGCCAATTGCAACTGGCGAGAGCTGCGCAACTTGGGTTGGTGCCACGACATCATGGACCCGACCACGTATCCGAACGCCGCGAAGTTAGTGTACTCGATCGCGATGGAAGCGCTGGACTCGCACATCTAG
- a CDS encoding tRNA-binding protein gives MTDLAADAIAEKIIIVGGFSNLNEYGAATANPASMSASKPIITYAEFEKLDMRAGRIVAVEPFPAARKPAYQMTIDFGPDVGMKRSSAQITSLYTPESLVGKVVLAVVNFAPKRIADFTSEALVLGVADESGNVVLLSPDFAVPIGGSVY, from the coding sequence GTGACAGACCTGGCCGCTGACGCGATCGCCGAAAAGATCATCATCGTCGGCGGGTTTAGCAACCTGAATGAATACGGAGCCGCTACCGCAAACCCGGCGTCGATGAGCGCGTCTAAGCCAATAATCACGTATGCCGAATTTGAAAAACTGGATATGCGCGCGGGCCGGATCGTTGCCGTCGAGCCGTTTCCCGCAGCGCGTAAACCCGCGTATCAGATGACGATCGACTTCGGTCCAGACGTTGGAATGAAGCGATCGAGCGCGCAAATCACGAGCCTCTATACGCCGGAGTCCCTGGTTGGCAAGGTCGTTCTCGCGGTCGTCAATTTCGCGCCCAAACGCATCGCCGATTTCACCAGTGAAGCATTGGTCTTGGGCGTCGCCGACGAAAGCGGCAACGTCGTGCTCTTGTCGCCAGATTTCGCGGTGCCGATCGGCGGCAGCGTCTACTGA